From a region of the Eulemur rufifrons isolate Redbay chromosome 7, OSU_ERuf_1, whole genome shotgun sequence genome:
- the GHSR gene encoding growth hormone secretagogue receptor type 1: protein MWNATPSEETGPNFTLADLDWDSPPGNDSLAYELLLPFPAPLLAGVTATCVALFVVGIAGNLLTMLVVSRFRELRTTTNLYLSSMAFSDLLIFLCMPLDLVRLWQYRPWNFGDLLCKLFQFVSESCTYATVLTITALSVERYFAICFPLRAKVVVTKGRVKLVILVIWALAFCSAGPIFVLVGVEHENGTDPRDTNECRATEFAVRSGLLTVMVWVSSIFFFLPVFCLTVLYSLIGRKLWRRRRGDAAVGASLRDKNHKQTVKMLAVVVFAFILCWLPFHVGRYLFSKSFEPGSLEIAQISQYCNLVSFVLFYLSAAINPILYNIMSKKYRVAVFKLLGFEPFSQRKLSTLKDESSRAWTESSINT from the exons ATGTGGAACGCGACGCCGAGCGAGGAGACGGGGCCCAACTTCACGCTGGCGGACCTGGACTGGGACAGTCCCCCCGGCAACGACTCGCTGGCCTACGAGCTGCTTCTACCCTTCCCCGCGCCTCTGCTGGCGGGCGTCACAGCCACCTGCGTGGCGCTCTTCGTGGTGGGCATCGCTGGCAACCTGCTCACCATGCTGGTGGTGTCACGCTTCCGCGAGCTGCGCACTACCACCAACCTCTACCTGTCCAGCATGGCCTTCTCTGACCTGCTCATCTTCCTCTGCATGCCCCTCGACCTCGTCCGCCTCTGGCAGTACCGACCCTGGAACTTCGGCGACCTGCTCTGCAAACTCTTCCAGTTCGTCAGCGAGAGCTGCACCTACGCCACGGTGCTCACCATCACGGCGCTGAGCGTCGAGCGCTACTTCGCCATCTGCTTCCCGCTGCGGGCCAAGGTGGTGGTCACCAAGGGCCGGGTGAAGCTGGTCATCCTAGTCATCTGGGCCTTGGCCTTCTGCAGCGCCGGGCCCATCTTCGTGCTAGTCGGGGTGGAGCACGAGAACGGCACTGACCCTCGGGACACCAACGAGTGCCGCGCCACCGAGTTCGCGGTGCGCTCCGGACTGCTCACGGTCATGGTGTGGGTGTCCAGCATcttcttctttctgcctgtcttctgCCTCACGGTCCTCTACAGTCTCATCGGCAGGAAGCTGTGGCGGAGGAGGCGCGGCGACGCGGCGGTGGGCGCCTCGCTCAGAGACAAGAACCACAAGCAAACCGTGAAAATGCTGG CTGTAGTGGTGTTTGCCTTCATCCTCTGCTGGCTGCCCTTCCACGTAGGGCgctatttattttccaaatcttttgAGCCTGGATCCCTGGAGATTGCTCAGATCAGTCAGTACTGCAACCTCGTGTCCTTTGTCCTCTTCTACCTCAGCGCTGCCATCAACCCCATTCTGTACAACATCATGTCCAAGAAGTACCGGGTGGCGGTGTTCAAACTTCTGGGATTCGAACCCTTCTCCCAGAGAAAGCTCTCCACTCTGAAGGATGAAAGTTCTCGGGCCTGGACAGAATCTAGTATTAATACATGA